In Chlorobiota bacterium, the sequence GCGGTGAGCGGCGCAAGCCAGCTTCCAATCCCTTCCTTTGGATCCAACAACGATTTTGAAGCAAGTCGCAGCCGCAACGAGGTCCGCAGGTCAATCACCGGGAACAACTGCTCGGTCTGCAAGGTGCGGCGGGCATACTCGCCATCGCTGGCGTTGGTCAGCCGGAACTCGTTCTCCGTCTGGACCCCGTTGCTGTCCAGATCAATCCAGACGTACTCACCCTGCCCAAACGGAACGCGGATGTACAGATATTGCAGCCGCGCAGCCTGCTCGGTCTGGACTTCGTACAACGCCTCCAAATCAACCCCGCGATTGAACCCGCTCCACCGCGTTTGCGAACGCCCCAACACCGTGACGCTGTTCAGCCGGGTTGGAACGCCGGGGATATCCTTGTAGCTGCGCGTCCGGTAGGTGAAGTCGGCACTGGAGTTCAGGTTCTTCACCCCGCGAAGCTCCCCGCGAAGGGACCACGTGGCGGCGGTTCCGTCGGCACGCAGCTGGTGCTGGCGGGTTGCGGTGTCAATCCGTGCGGAATCCTCGTTGCGGAATCGGACCGATGCCATTCCGCTCATAAACGGAAGCTCCACCCGAAGCTCCGGCCCGAACTCAAAAAACCGGAACGATGCTGGAAGCAAGGAATCCCCCACGGCCTTGTTGCGGTCGTCGCGGTTCTCGGCCAAGAAACGGAAGCCTGGGGTAAAGCGGCCAACGGCGTAGCTGATTCCGCCGCGCTGCCGCAGCCAGTTGCTAACGGTGTTGCCGCCGCCAACGGTGTCGCGGGTTCCAATCAGTTCGGCGGTGTAATCGGCCCCGGGGAGCGTGGTGTCGCCGCGAAGCTGCGCGCTGTATTGCTGGCGAAGCGAGGTGAACAGCCCGCCACGGCTTAGCCATCCCGCGCTTCCGCCAAGCTCCAACTGGCGCAGCGGCTGCCAATGGAGCGCGCCCTCGGCCACGAAGTCATCGGTTCCCCCTTCGCCAAGCCGTGCGCCTGTGTTCCATTGGTTTCCGAACTCCACCTCACCCAACCGTTCCACCGCTCGGAATTCGTTTTGCAAATAGCGCGCGCTGGCGTTGGCGCGGATGCTTCCAACCGATAGTCCGCCAACCCGAATGGAGTCGCGCAGAAGGGAAAGGAACCCTTTGAACGCCGCCCCCCGCCGTTCGGCGCTGGCAAGGTTGCTGAAGCGATTGACCGAGCCATCGCTAAGGGCAAGCTCCCCCGCAATGGTTATCCCGGCGGCGGGGCGGGCGCTGGCGTTCACCCCAACCACTTGCCGCAGTTCCGGCAGCGGAAGGAAGACCACAGGCATATATCGCCCGGCGTTTTTCCCAACAAAGCGGTACTCGCCAAACGCCACGCTTTGGTAATCCCCCACGCCGCTTGCCGGAATGGAAAACGAGACGTTGAAGACCGCGCGCGGATCGGTGGGGGCGTAGATGAAAATGGAGTCGGGCACGCCGGCGATGGTGGTGTCAATCCGGTAGTAGCTTCCGAACGTGGTGTCGCTGCGGCCAACAAGCCGAACGCCGCTGCGGATTGCCAGCAGCGGGTCGCCGCCAGCGTTGGCAAGCAACTGGCGGTCGGCATCGTCAAGCAGAAGATCAATGGGGGCATCCTGGTTATCGGCCTCGCGAAGAAATCCAACGCCCAGGGTCAGTGCGGAATTGAAGAGCGGAACGGTGTGATTCAGCGCAAGGAACGAGCGGGAGTAGCGGCGGTCGGCAAGCTCGAAATCCACAGTGATGCGGCTTTGCGACGTGATTGGGCGGCGGGTTTGGAAGAAGACCTCTCCGGTGCTGTAATCAATCACGTAATCGTTGCTTTCGCCGCGGACCATCTCCACTCCATCCACAAACACCCGCTCGGTTCCGGCCACCACCACAATGTTCTGCTCGCCGTTTGTTCCGGTTAGGCGGTATGGTCCCTGGTCCCGTTCGCGCCCCTGCAACGTCTGGGTCAGGAACCGCCCTGGCGCGACCGCCGCCACCACCTCACTTGTTCCAAACTGGCCGGCACGGATGTTCCCTTTCACCCCTTGCAGCTTCCGGGAGTAGGCCAGATACTCACTTCCGTTGCTGGTGGCCACGAACTTGCCAAGCGTTGCGCCAGCAATCGGGGAGCGGACCTCGATGAAGATGTTATCAACCTCGCGCAAGGTTTGGGTGTTCCCCTCCGGCTGGATCGGCGTTTGCTCATCGGTGACGGCTCCGGTGACGATCACGCTGTCGGCAATCGGTCCGCTGAACTGAAGCCGCAGCCCGCTTTGCACGGTAAGGTCACGGTTGGACCCCACGGTAAGCCCACGAATCACGGAGCCGGAGCGTTGGAAGTTTTTCCCGAAGATATCGGAGCCGGTCAAGCTGCCGGATCCGCTGCTTGGCTCGGCAACGTCGCGGCGGACGGCGGCGGAATCGGTTCGCGCCACCAATCGCTGCAACGCGTACTCTGGCGGGATTCCCAGCGGCAGATAGCGGTAGCTGGCAACAACGGCGCGGCGGGCTGCGGTGTCGGCGGCCAGCAACTGGCGGATTGCCGAAGAAAGAACGATGGTGCCGGACCGTTCCTCGATGGTGAAATCGCGCGGGGTTTCCAGCGTGGTGGAATCAAGCCGAAGGGTGACGGAGCCGGAGATGACAAAGGGGAAACGAAGCTGAAGGGTGGAGTCGCCTTGTTGTTGCGGAAGCCGGAGCGTATCAACGCGCCGCGCCCCCTGCCCAACGGCGGCAAGAAGCGGCATCAGCAACGCAAGGGCGGCAAGCAGAAGAAGGCGGAACATCAGGCAAGAATATGCCCGCGCAAGATACGGGAGGGCAAGGCAAAAGAAAGGGGAGAGGAAGAAAGATGGTAATCAATCCATGCAGCTGATGCTTCGGTCAGCCAAGCTATCGGTTCAACGTGGCAAATGGGTGGGGGGCTTTTGGCGATCGTTGGAAAGGGGCAATGCATTGATTACAACAGCCGCTGAAGCTCGGTTGCAAGATCATTCCGTACGTTGATGATCGTGAAATTCATATTCTGGTTTTCGGCTAACCGATAATAGATCTTCAAGCATCGTTTATCGGCGGTGGCAAATCCGTCAATGGCTTGTTCCGATTGGGCTTGGGCAAACAATTTGGCATCATTCGGAATCACAACTCTTTCCACGCCTTCCAGATTGCTCCGTTGCTCGAATAGTAATCGCGCCATTGGTCCTGCCTGTTGGGCATGGTTGATATTAAACGGTAGGATGCGCAGATTGTGCAGCGGGAGTTCGCCTATTGTTCCTTTTACACAATACTCCGCTATTGAAATTGTTGAGCACCAAAGTATGGTTCCTTCGGTAAGAAACGTTCGGAAGTATTCTTTGACCTGAGGATGAAGTGGATCATCATCCTTCAACAGGCGGATAAAAAAACTGGTATCCAGCAATATGTTTTTATACTTCATAATTACCACGCAATTGTTGAAGCCATGTATCAGGGTCCTCTACGCCTTCCCAACTTTTCGTCCCTTTTTCGATAAGGGATTGCAGATATTGTTCGTCGAACGCCGGGTGATAGTCAATAATCTCGATAAGCAGAAGCGTCGTTTTGTCAATTTCCCTTGTTGCAAGGTTCTGCATGCCGGTGGCGCGAACCCCATATTGTTTATACAGCGGATTCAATTCAAGCTCGGAAAGCATAGATTTGTTTGTGGCAATTTTCAGCAGCCCATATTCTTGGGTGTCAAGATGGATATTGGCTTTCCCCTTTCCCCCTGCATCCACAATGGTTCCATAAAAATAAAATTCAGCATTTGCCCATAATTCTTTGGAGCGGATCAATGCTGTTGTTGGGTTAATAACAACGGTTGCTGATTGGTTTGCCGAGCTATTAATCCGGTATTCCACATTCTTTTTTTGCGCGCTTATCTGGAAAATTTCGAATGCCTTTGCTGTGGTGGCTTCTAAATCATCCAGGGAGTTGCTCTGCTGCACTTGTGCAAGAATAGCAGCAAAGGTTAGCGCGCTTTGGAACGTTGTTTTGAAGCGATGCCGTACCGACCCCTCCAAAACAGAATAACTCATTGTTGGGCGTTGGTTTTTAAGCGAGCCAAACACCAAGCCTTCAACCGTATGAAGAACCTCTATCAGGTCCTTAATATCATACGTGTCGGGTGTTAATGGAAACTGGCCTTGCTTCCCATCAACAATAATCTCTATGTATCCTTCTTGTGGCATAGTCGGTTGCAAGTTACAAAACAGCCCAAAGGAACAATGGCATCGCCCGGGCGCATTGTCCACACCAAATGGACGAATCCAATTTGGCGATTTTTGGCAGACGACGCTGCGTTTGCCGTAAGCGTTGCAAGGCCTTTTTTATAATTCTTTCGTTCCCTCGTGTGCTCACTTTTCGCCAATCCTGTAATTTCCCCCATGCCTCAATTTTCTAAACTACTTGGTGTTGCGCTTGGATCGGTGGCGGTGCTTGGGGTTGGTGGCGCGTTGTTCGTCACCAAAACCGAGCGCGGGTTCCGGCTGCTGCTGGATTGGATGTACGAACGGAAGTTCGCCGATGTCCCGATGATCTCCCCCGATTCCCTTGCTGCGGCCATTGCAAGCGGCAAGCCGCCGCTGCTGCTGGATACCCGAACCCCCGAGGAGTTCGCCGTTAGCCACCTGAAAGGGGCGCGCCGCGTGGACCCCGCCACCCTTGCCGACCTGCAGGAAATTGACCTTGCCGGAACCGACCCCGACCAACCAATCGTGGCCTACTGCTCGGTTGGATATCGCAGCGGAATCGTTGCCCGCCAACTCCAAGAATTAGGATTCACGAACGTGCGGAATTTGTACGGCGGGATTTTCCTGTGGCACAACCAGGGCCGCCAGGTTTGGGCCGGCAATCAAGTGGTGGGGGAAGTTCACCCGTACGATTGGGTTTGGGGACAGTTCTTGCGGTAGTGGGGGGGGCGTTGGGCGGCGATTCCGCGCCACCCAACGCGAACCTCATGCGGGATTGGCTGCCCGCAGCAGGGGCAGGCAGCCATCCATTTCCATGCCAGCGATCCGCACGCGGGGCAACGCACAAACCGGTAATCGCCCAGCAGAATGTGGGGGGCGATTGGTGCCGCGTGGTAGGTAATCATCGTGGTTCGGTGGCTTGTTCCTCTGTTGCCGGCTCCGGGTCGAATGCCTTCAGCAAATCATCAAACGCCTGCGCCGCCTTCGTGACGGTTTTGACCCCAGCCTTCACCACTTTCGTCCCTTTCGCTACCTGCTCCATTGTTCTGTTTACCGTGGAATTCACCGTAGAATTCACGGTGGCCACCGGGTCCGCTGGCGTTGCCGCGCTTTCGGTTTGGGGGGCTGCGGTTTCTTCCGTTGTTCCAAGTCCTGGGTCTTGCTCGGCTGTTGTGGCCTGCTCTTCGGCTCCATCGCTGGCCTCGGTTCCCTGGCTAACGGTGGGCGGTTCTTCGGCTTGCGAAGTCTGCGCGGGTTGCTCCATCGCTGGCGTTTCGGTGGCGGGTGCGGTTCCCCCGCTGCATTGCGCGGCGGATTGCTGGGTTGCCGCAGCAAGAAGCAACGCCAAGCTAGAAAGAAGCAGAAGTGTTGAACGCGGTCTCATCGGTATCTCTCCGTTTTGTTGATGGGAATATCCACGCATGGCGGCGGCACTGATAGGCCAAATCTGCCATGCCACGCCCGGGTTCCCGAGCGTGGAATCAAGGTAGCGGAGGGTGGTTAAAAAAAGGGGGGCGGGCGGTTACAGGTGGCGGAAGGTTCAAAAATCTGACACGATTGCGGGCTTATTTCTCCCCAAGAATCGTGAACTCCACGCGGCGGTTTTGGCTGCGCCCTTCCTCGGTGTCGTTCGTGGCAATTGGGCGGCTGCGCCCGTAGCCATGCGCGCCAATCTGGTTGCGGGGGAATCCTTGCTGGACCAAATACTCCATCACGGCTGTTGCGCGGTTCTGCGAAAGGCGGAGGTTCGATTGATCGCTGCCGATGTTGTCGGTGTGGCCCGCAATCTGGATAACCATGCGCGGGTTGTCGCGCAGCAACGTGGCAATCCGCTGAAGCTCGGGGAACGACTCGGGGCGAAGCGTGTCGCTGCCAAAATCGAAGAAGATGTTGTTCAGCCGAATCGTCTGGCCAACCTGGATTGGGGCCAGCAGAAGGTCGCGGGTGAGTTCCCGATACTCCGTCACGGTGCGCGCATCCAAATTGTCGCTGGTGGCAATGAACCCGCCAGCTTCGGCGCGGAAGCCGTAGGCCGCTTCGGCGGGAAGGACGATGGCGTAAGCCCCGGTGGCCGGATCCGAATCGGCGTATCCCTCCACCTTCCCGTCGGCCAACCGCTCGTAGCGGATCCGCGCGCCGATTGGCTCCTTTGTCTGGCTGTTTAGCACTTTCCCTTTCACCAACACCACCGGCTTTGGGCGCACAGGTTTGGGGAGCGGAACGCGGTAGATATCCTCCCGATTGCTCTCGTTATGCGTGCTGACGAAGTACGCAAAATCGCCGGAGGCGGGGATGGTGTAGTAGGCATCGAAGCCGGAGGTATTGATTGCCGGGCCAAGATTTTCCGGGGTGGTCCATCGGGTCCAGGTGCTGTCCAATCGGCGCGCAACGAAGATGTCGTTATCCCCGCTTCCGCCACGCCCGTCGGTGGAGAAGTAAAGGGTTACGCCATCGGCAGCAAGGAAGGGGCTTACCTCGCTCCCCTTGCTGTTCAGTTCGCGGCCAAGATTCAGCGGGCGGCTCCACGATCCATCCTTCTGCCAGAAGCTGACATAGATATCCTTGTCGCCGTAGGAGTCGTCGCGTTGCAGGCACAGCAGAAGCGTGCGGCCATCGTTGGCAAGGGAGTATTCGGCAAACCTTGCGGTGTTGTAGAAATCGTGGATGTTCAGCGCGCGGGGTTTTCCCCACCCTTCGGCTGTGCGCCGGGCAATGGATACGCCAGCGGACACCTCACCATTTGCGGAGTATCTCCCGCCAAGCAGCAACGTCTGTCCGTCGGGCGTTACCGAGCAGACGTAGTTGTCGCCGATGCTGTTCAGCGGCGCGCCAACGTTGCGGGCTTGGTTCCAGCGTCCGTTGCTTCCCAACGTTGCGTGCCAAATGTCGAAGCCGCTTCCGCCGATATTTTCCGGCGCATCTTTCCGAACAAACCACAGGCCTTTCCCGTCGGGGGCAATCACCGGAACAAGCTCGGAACGGGGGCTGTTGATCTCCACCGGAAGGCGTTCGGGGGATTGGGCCGCAAGCGGGGGAACCGCCGCGCCAAAAACGGCCACCAGCAGCATGGTTGCGAAGAACATCGGGGCAGCCTTGCGGCGTGCGTGAAGCGTCATCTATCCGTGGAGAGTTGTTGTGTGTGTGGAAAAAAATCTGCTCAATCATCCTCCCCCTGCTTCGGCCCTTTGGGGTTGAATGGGATTGGAGGCGTGGAAGGGGCTGCCACGGTGTCGGCCTTGGGCGGTTCTTCTGGCTGCGGGACCGATGGAGTGTAGGTGTAATGCCACGGCTCGTAAGGATTCTGGAGCGGGCCGTAGAAATGGCTGCTGGCAAGGGCAACGGCCGCTTTCAGTTTTGCGGTCCATCCCGAAGAATCCCACGCCTGCTCGATGGTTGCCGCCGTGGCCCCGGCAATCAGCCGCCGGCGGCGATAGATGCGGAAATCGAACGCCCGCAACTGCCCGTGCTGCGATAACCCAGGCACCGCCACCGTTGGCGCAACCGGCGTTTCCCACGCCACCAAAAACTCCCGAAACCGCTCGGCCTGGATGCTGCCGCCGCTGCCAAATGGGGATGTGGTGTCGGCCATCATCACCATGCAGCTGTCGAACAAGGAATCGGCCACCACCGCCACCGAACGGACGCTGTTCCAGTTGCGCAACTGCGCCTCAAGGCTCCGAATCTCCATCGGGGCTTTAAGGCTGTATCCGGGGTAGAGTGAGTCAAAAACGGTGCGCACCCGGGTGACTTCGGCGATTGCATGGCCGTATTCCTCGGTCTTCCGGTAGGCCCGCGCTTCTTCGGCGGTCCATGCCCAGGTGGAGTCAACTTCCGGCAGCCGGCCCAAGTAATATTTCAGTGCCAGCAGCCGGCGCGGCGTTACGCCGATTCGGCGCAGCGCGTTGTTGATTCGGGGATCGAGCGGCGCGGCAACGGAGTCAATGTACTCACGCAGCCGCCGCTCGGCTGGCGATACGGTTTTGGCCACAACGGTTTTTGCCGCAACCGAACGCCGCTGCCGTTTTCGCTTCCGTGCGCTTGCGTCGGCCGTGTGGAAATCGGCAGCAAGCAGCAGAAGGATCAACGGCAGCGCAAACCACCAACGGTGGCGAATGTTGCGGCGCGATTTCACCACGTGGCGGCAACCTCAAATCCAGCATCCTCGATAACCTCGACAAGCTGGTGGTGGGTGACTTTGGATTCATCGAACTCCACCATCGCTTTGCCAATCTCTACCTCGGCTTTCTCCACCGGCAATCGTGAAATGGCTTTCTGAACGCTGGCCACGCAGCCCTGGCAGCTCATGCCGCTGATTGATAAAATTTCCGTCATAGGTTTGGAAGTTGGTTGTTTGATTGTTTGAATGTTTTTGGGGAGCCAGTTAAGCCTTGCGTGGCCGGACCTCACCCTTTTCTCCAGACGATTCCATTGGGTTTTGCGCCAACGGCGATGGTGGTGCTCACCGATCGTGTGGCAACATCAATCACCGAAACCGTCCCTGCGTTTTGATTGCTGACGTATGCGGTTTTTCCATCGCCACTGAAGGCGATTCCGTGCGCGCCGGCCCCAACGGTGATCTCCCCAATCTTCTCATCGCGCTCGGTGCTGAAAATGGCCACTTTCCCGTTCTCCACGTCGGTGATCCAGAGTGTGGTGTCGGGGGCAACGGTTGCCATTGCGGGGGTGAATCCCAGGTTATAGGTCCGTATCGTTTGCAGCGTTGTGGCATCAATGGCGGTTACGGTTTTGCCGGTTTCGTTGTCAACGTACATCACCCCATTGCTTCCGGGCCACGCGCCAACTGGGCCGTCGCCAACGGCGATAGTTTTCACGATGGACTTGCCGACTACGTCAATGACCGTCACGTTGTCGGAAGCGTTGTTTGCCACAAAGGCGTATTGTCCGTTCGGGGTCATCGTCACCTCCAGCGGCATTTCCCCCACCGACACCGTGCTGCGGGTCCCAAGCAGCACCGGGTCCAGCACCAGCACCGTCCCGGCGGTTGCGGATTGCGCGGCCCAGACGGAGCTTCCCGTTGGGGTCATCACCGCGTTGTGGGCCGGGTGGTCCAGCTTCCGCGATTCACGAAGCGTTCCGGTGGTGGCATCCATCATCAGCAGGTACGCCGCCGCCCCGCCGCCGTGGCCGCTGTGCGAGTGGCCGCCGCTAAGGTCCTGGCCCAATATTGCAACCAACAGCGCGCTGCGGTCCGGCGTAAGCGAAATGTGGTGGGGATAGCTGATGTTCTTCAGCCGGATGGTCCCCGCCACCGTGTTCGTTTCGGTGTTGATGACGCTGATACTGCTATCCCCACCGTTCACCACGTACAACGCGTCGAACGCAATGGCGGGGATTGGAACGGTTTCGGGAAGCGGAGACTCGGTGTGGTCGTGGTCGTCGTCGTGATCCGTTGCGGAGGTCCCGCACCCGGCGGCCAGGAACCCCGCAAACAGCAGACTAACCAGAAGTATTGAACGCGTAGCCATCGTCAGTTTTTTTGTTGAAGGTTAGAGTGAGTGGCTGAGCAACAACAAGGCTTGCTCAGCCACGGTACAGGCGCTGCGGTGATGTTCACCGCAGGCCTAATTCAGATCTAATTTTTGTGGCCGATTGGGGCCAACGTCCACCCCGGTTGAGTTCTCTTTCACCTCGAAGTTTAGCATCATCCCGTGATCCTCATGCTCAAGATTGTGGCAGTGGACAAGGTAGATTCCTGGATAGCGATTGAAGCGAACAAGCACCCGAACCATCTGGTAGGGAAGCACAAGAACCGTATCCTTCCAACCGCGGTCGCGGGGGACAAGGTTGGCGTTTCCGGCGCGGTCCAGCACCTGGAACTGCACGCCGTGAACGTGCATCGGGTGGGGCGCAAGGCTGCTGTTGCGGAAGCTCCAAATCTCCAATTGATCCATCGGCACGGTTTCATCAATCCTCTCCATCTCGAACTCCTTATCGTTGATGAAATGGCCAACCTCCAAATTCCCAACGCTCCCTTCATGCCTGATGGAAAGGACGAAGTCACGCTCACGCACGGCATCTTGCTCGCGATAACGTTCGTAGGGGACCAACGTTTGCGGAATGGTGAACGGCTTGGATGCTTCCTTCACCACGTCGAACCGGATGATTGGAAGCTCGGCCCCTTGCGGCGGCGGGTACCCAGCACCCGCGCCGGTGTTCTCGCTGCGGAGCATCACCGAGGTGCCAATTTTATCGCCGGAAAAATCAACCAAAATCTCGAAGCGTTCGCCGGGGGAGATTGAGAGAAGGGTGACGCTGTACGGCTTATCCAGCAGCCCGCCATCGCTGGCGATGATGTGGAAGGGGCGGCCGTCGGTGAACGATAGGTAGAAAATCCGGGCGTTTGCGCCGTTCAAAATGCGGAAGCGGTACAACCCTTTGGCCACTTCAAGGTAGGGGTCGGGCGTTCCGTTCACGAAGACGGTGTCGCCAAGAAATCCCTGCAAGTGGTCGTCGTCGGTGACGACTTCATACGTGAACTGGCGCGAGGCAGTAATGCGGCGATCCTGCAACGCCAGCGGGATGTCGTGCTCGCCATCGGGAAGCCCAAGCTCCTTCTCGGCATCATCCTCCACAATGAACAACCCAGCCATTCCCCGGTAGGCTTGGATCGCTGTGCGGTGATGCGGGTGGGGGTGGTACCAGTAGGTCCCGGCGCGGTTCAGAATGGGGAAGGAGTAATCGTAGGTGCCTTCGGTCCCGACCACTTGCATCGGGTGGCCGTCCATCTCATGGGGAACGATCATCCCGTGCCAGTGGATGATGGTCGGTTCGGCCAGCATATTCACCAAGCGAGCGTTGAACGTGTCGCCCCGCTTCGCCCGAATTGTGGGGCCGGGCCAGCTTCCGCCAATGGTCCAAAGGTCAGTTTTGGCATCGGACCAGACGTTCTGTTTTGTTTGGGCGGCCACCAGCGGCTCGCCTTTCCATTCGGGCGGAAAACGCAGCGGATTTCCACCGCCAGCAAGCAGCGTGGAGTGGGGGGAAGCAAGCGGCTTCCCGGCACCAAGAAGCGGAACGCGGGCAGCGGTTGCGGCAACGCCAGAAAGCGCGATCGTGTGAAGAAAACGGCGACGGTTCATGGGAAGTTTGAAGGTTAAGTGTTGATTACCAAGTGCCTATCGGGCAAGACCTTGGATACCCCTTCCCTGCATCATCGCAGCGCCGTTATCAGGAAGGGAAAGTGGCTCCATTGTGTAGTATCGCTCCATCGGTTTGTTGTCGTTCCATTGGGGTGATCATCACCCTGTTGAGTATCACCCCATCCACTCTGCCATTTGGCTTTTGTGCAGGGTTCCTTTCCGCAGCGCGCGTTCTTTCATGATGATAAAAAGCACGGGGGTCATAATCAGAACGTGGACCGCAGAGGTCAGCAGCCCGCCAATCATCGGCGTGACAAGCGGCTTCATCACGTCGCTTCCCGCGCCGGCGGCGAACATGATCGGCACCAGGCCCAGCATCGAGGTTGCCACGGTCATCAGTTTGGGGCGCAGCCGCTGCACGGCCCCTTCCATTGTTGCGGCATGGAGATCGGCGGCGGTGATTGCTTTGCCCGCCGCAAGTTTTGCGTCCAGCGCGTGGTGCAGATACACCACCATCACCACCCCCGTTTGCACCGCCACGCCGTACAACGCAATGAACCCCACCCAGACCGCCACCGAGAAATTGTACCCCAGAGCGTACAGCAGATAGACCCCACCCACCAAAGCGAACGGAACGGAAAGCATCACCACCCCGGCTTCTTTCCAATCTTTGATGGTCATGTACAACATCAGGAAAATAACCAGAAAGACTACCGGCATCACCACCATCAGCCGCGATTCGGCACGCTGCTTGTTCTCATATTGGCCGCTCCATTCCAGGCTGTATCCTATGTCCAATTTCAGCTCCGTGGTTATCCGCTCCTTTGCTTCGGCCACAAAGCTCCCCATGTCGCGCCCGCGAACGTTCAGGAAAACCACCGAGCGGAGCTGGCCGTTCTCGCTATAGATCATCGCGGGTCCATCGGCAAGGCGGATGTTGGCAAGGTCCCCGAGGGGGATGTAGTTGGCTTGCGGCGCAAACCCCGAAGCCGAAGCAAACGCGCCGGTGGAGCTAACTCCGCCGGGGGCTGTTCCTGCGCCAGCATTGGCTCCCATCCCGTTCATCCCGCCCGATTGCCCGCCACCCATCCCCTGGGGCGCGGCCTCGGCAGAAGTTGCTGCGGCGGGGAGCGAAGGCATCGCGCCGGGCATCCCGACCGGGACCAGAATGGAGGCGATTGCTTCGGGGGTGTTGCGTGTGCTCCGTTCGTAGCGGACCCGCACGGGGTAGCGTGCGCGCCCGTCCAAGATCTGCCCGATATTCTCCCCACCGATTGCCGTCTCGATCAACATCTGAACGTCGGCGCGGCGCAGCCCGTAGCGGGCGATTTGGTCATCGCGCAGGGTGATGTCAAGGAAACTTCCCCCTTGCACGCGGTCGGCAGCAACGTCCGCCGCGCCGGGGATTGTTTTCAAGATTTCTTCGGCGCGGATTGCCAGCCGTTCCAGCGTGTCTAGGCTGGTTCCGTAGATCTTTAATCCAAGCTCGGTCCGCACCCCGGTTGCCAGCATGTTGATGCGGTTGATGATTGGCTGGGTCCAGCCGTTGCGCACGCCGGGGATTTGCAATTGCTTGTCCAGTTCCTCAATGATTTTTTGCTTGGTGATGCCGGGCCGCCATTGGTCGCGGGGCTTCAGCAGCACAATCGTTTCGATCATGGAAAGGGGGGCGTTATCGGTTGCGGTTTCGGCGCGCCCGGCTTTCCCCAGAACGTGCGCCACCTCGGGGTAGGCCGCAATGATTCGGTCCTGGGCAGCCATTGCCCGGTTCACTTCCGGCATCGAGGCGTTTGGCAGCAGCACCGGCATGAAAAGGATGGAGCCTTCGTCCAGCGTCGGCATGAACTCCGATCCGGTATCCATCACCATTGGGATTGCCACCAGCAAGGCAAGCAGGTTCAGCGCAATCGTCGTCTTCCGCCAGCGAAGGCACCAGCGGAGAATCGGCGCGTAGAGCCAGTGGAAGAACCGCATCACGGGGTTCTCCGTCTCCAGCCGGAACCGCCCCCGCATGAACAGGGTCATCAGCACCGGAACAAGGGTGATTGCCACCACAGCCGAGGCCGCAATCACAAACGTTTTGGTCCATGCAAGCGGGTGGAACAGCTTCCCTTCCTGCCCTTCCAGAAGGAAGACCGGAAGGAAGGAGAGGACCATAATCGCTTCGCTGAAGAAGATTGCGCGCCCAACTTGTTTGGCCGATACAATCGCCAGCCGAGCGTACTCCGAAGGGGGAAGGTTCGGGTTGGCGCGCTGCGCTTCGGCGATGTTCCGGTAGGCGTTTTCCACAAGGACGATGGAGGAATCA encodes:
- a CDS encoding efflux RND transporter permease subunit; its protein translation is MIERIIDWSANHRALVILLFLLLSGAGAWGVMTTPVDAIPDLSEHQVIVFTEWMGRSPQIVEDQVTYPIATALQGLANVKAVRANSMFGMSFIFVIFEDGTDLTQARTRVQERLQVAQAKLPPGVTATLGPDGTGVGHVFWYTVQGEGYDLATLRSIQDWFIRYRLAAVDGVAEVASIGGFIRQYQVDVNQEKMRSFGITFDAIVAAVQRSNNEVGGKLIEVSGAEFFVRGQGYLNGRDDLARTTVATLTGGIPVRLDQVATVQLGADLRRGSLENDGKGEAVGGIIVMRQGENAGEVIERVKEKIAEIAPGLPKGVAIVPSYDRTPLINEAIGTLERALIEEALIVTLVVLIFIFHVRSAVRILIEIPVSVLLAFLLMRAFGITSNIMSLGGIALAIGVVVDSSIVLVENAYRNIAEAQRANPNLPPSEYARLAIVSAKQVGRAIFFSEAIMVLSFLPVFLLEGQEGKLFHPLAWTKTFVIAASAVVAITLVPVLMTLFMRGRFRLETENPVMRFFHWLYAPILRWCLRWRKTTIALNLLALLVAIPMVMDTGSEFMPTLDEGSILFMPVLLPNASMPEVNRAMAAQDRIIAAYPEVAHVLGKAGRAETATDNAPLSMIETIVLLKPRDQWRPGITKQKIIEELDKQLQIPGVRNGWTQPIINRINMLATGVRTELGLKIYGTSLDTLERLAIRAEEILKTIPGAADVAADRVQGGSFLDITLRDDQIARYGLRRADVQMLIETAIGGENIGQILDGRARYPVRVRYERSTRNTPEAIASILVPVGMPGAMPSLPAAATSAEAAPQGMGGGQSGGMNGMGANAGAGTAPGGVSSTGAFASASGFAPQANYIPLGDLANIRLADGPAMIYSENGQLRSVVFLNVRGRDMGSFVAEAKERITTELKLDIGYSLEWSGQYENKQRAESRLMVVMPVVFLVIFLMLYMTIKDWKEAGVVMLSVPFALVGGVYLLYALGYNFSVAVWVGFIALYGVAVQTGVVMVVYLHHALDAKLAAGKAITAADLHAATMEGAVQRLRPKLMTVATSMLGLVPIMFAAGAGSDVMKPLVTPMIGGLLTSAVHVLIMTPVLFIIMKERALRKGTLHKSQMAEWMG